The nucleotide sequence CCAAactctgctcccccccccccccaagaccccagcAGGCGCTGCTGAGGCCTCTCCCCGCTCGCGGCACCCACGGCTCGCTGCGGGGCCGTGGTGTGGCGTCGGTGCAGCCAAAACGCCCCTTGGTGCCCGGGAACCCCTCAGGAATAGGGCCCAGCCGCTCGGCCCCGGCACCGGGGCTCTGCCGCGCGCCCACCGAGGCgaggccgggggctgggggccaccgccgcccccccgtccccgtccccgtcccatATTTTTAGGCACTCGGTCAGAGCCAGCAGCGTTCCCGCACGCCCAGAAAGCGCCTAAAAATGGCagattccttttaaaaaaggttATTTGAGGACTCCCTTAAAGGGGAAGGAGGCTtttggcaggaggagctgggaggggcgAAGCCAAGCGCCGGCCGCGGCGGCTTGTGGCTTTAAGGCTCCGCGGCCGGGGCTGGACACGGGCGTTGTGCTCTGCGTCACCGTCACCCATCGGGCACCGTCACCGTACGGTCACCGCCGTCACCGTACGGTCACCGCCGTCACCGCACGGTCGCCGTATGGTCACCGTTGCCGTATGGTCACCGGTCACCGTTGCTCGCGGCCACCGAGCGCCGCCCAGCCCCTCAGGCCATGGCCGCCCCAACCGTCCCGAacgtggttttggggtgtttttttttttttggggaggccaccctcctcttcctcggtGCCACGCCGGGGCTgtgggagggggcagggggTCCCGCAAGGGGGCCGACGGAGGCGATTTACGGCCTCAGAGCAGAGGCCGGGGTGCGCCATgcgcatccccccccccaaccccgggTTAGCAGAGGGCGACAACAGAGGCACCTTTCAGCCGGTCACCTGTTTTCTAAATGCACAttcttttttgaaaagagattttagtccttttattttgaaagcactttttagattctcttttttttttttttttttttcccttttcggtgttttgttttttaactttcaaaGCAAGAGCAGGTTTGGCCGAATGTATTttggagagggagtgagagggGAGTGTGTGATGGGGGGAGGGCTTGAGtgatggggtgggggagagacgGATGTTtatttaatgcagaaaaaagcaataaaaataaaaaaccattataaaaaaataaaaaaaaaaacaaagaagtctTAGCACTTTGCGATGGAACGGGTACTTTGAGATCACtttatcttaatttaaaaagcaaaagcaaaagatgTTTACAAGTCAAAACCAACTtctacggaaaaaaaaaaatattattaaaaatcctaaatttatttttgtaagaaaaatgtgtatatatatatatatatttaaaaaaaaaaacacataggcAGAATCCAAGGTATATTTCGTGGAGTAATAAAAGCCGAAAGGTGTCCAATGTGAGGAACGATGCTAATTAGGTTCTGTGACATGCCCTGAAAATAGACCCTCAGAAGTCATTGCACTTCACAAAATGGAAGCTTGAATTTTAGGCAggaatcatgttttttttttttttttttgttttcgtGTATTGTTcatttctccccacccccccccacccccccccccacgcccctctcttttttaaaaacaaaacaaacaaacaaaaagaaattgttaAATGTTTCATAGCCAGTGCTACTCCAGATGTGTCTCCTGTCCCCGGCCTGGTTGTGCCCACGGACCCAGCGCCGCGCCGTGGGGCCTGGTGCCGTGGGGCCCGGTGCCGTGGGCCCGGTGCCGTGGGGCCTGGTGCCATGGGGCCGGTGCCGTGGGGCCTGGTGCCGTGGGGCCCGGTGCCATGGGCCCGGTGCCGTGGGGCCCGGTGCCATGGGGCCGGTGCCGTGGGGCCTGGTGCCGTGGGGCCCGGTGCCGTGGGGCCCGGTGCCGTGGGGCCGGTGCCGTGGGGCCCGGTGCCATGGGGCCGGTGCCGTGGGGCCCGGTGCCATGGGCCCGGTGCCGTGGGGCCGGTGCCGTGGGGCCGGTGCCGCGTGCCCTCTGCCACCACCCTCGCACCAGGCCCCATCCTCCGGCCCCCCCCTGCCCTCAGACCACCCCGAGCCAAATCCTGGCGGCCGCACGCGGGGCCCGCGGCGTCCCTCGGCCCCTATcgctgccgggggggccccgcctGGGCGCAGCCGATAAACCCCgcgcctgcccccgccgccCACCCGTGCCGTCGTCCCCCCGAGGCTGGTGCCAAGCCCCTCGCCTTGCGGcaccgtcccccccccgggcacggGGCCCTGTCCCCATGTGGCGGTGAGCGCCTTGGCTGcccacggggacggggacggggacggggacgggtcCCAGGGCCCTGTGTGGGGCTTTGCGGAGCACCAGGGCAGGGCCGAACCTCTGCTGAGCACTGGCTGACTCTGgcatatgcaaaaaaaaaaaaaaaacctagcgTGGACTTGTAAATAGACAGTTACTTGAGGTTCTTTCTTGTAATCAACGTTgtggtattttcttttctagtttgtgttacttctcctcctctccccccccccatcgcctctcttctcctttcctcccttccccagccccaaaggAGCATTTTTAAAGCTTGGTGTTTCTCCCCCAGCCACCTTGGAAAGAAAACCCACCGCCCTTTTCCTCCCCTGCCACCAAAGGCGgacagcaaaaaacaaaaaaaaaaaaggagaaaaaataagaaaaaaaaaaaagagagagagagagaattagtCTCAGGATTCCCCGTGGAGAGCGCGCCCCCAAGCCCGCGATGTCCCCGTGCCCGCCGGACACTAACCCCACCGTGGCCTCTCCCGCGCCGCCGGACGGACGCCCCCCGTTTGCTGGCAACACTTTAGCACAAGTTTGAGtttgcactaaaaaaaaaaaatcaaaaaaattgcaaaaaaaaaggaaaaaaaaagaaaaaacaacaaacaaacaacctccCCCGGCCGACCCCGAAGCGATCCGTGCCCGTCTcggcggagggggggggcccgcgccttaaccccccccccgagccgtGCGAGGGACACCGAGGAAAATCAAagcgcctgcagcccccccccccccgatcaTGTTCTGTATATAAGCACCGATTTGTTGTCGTCGTCATTGTcgtcattattattatttttttttttttcaattcaggTTGTGATAAAGTGTTGCCAAAGATACTGCTGAGTTAACGacgtttcaggaaaaaaaaaaaaaaaaaaaggaaatgagaggaaaaaagaaaaaacagagcctaaaaacaaaaaggcaaagagCTCCTTggaaagcaaacacagaaatcaaactgacacagtaaaaaaaaaaaaaaggaaagcttaaaaaaaaaaaagatttctgcctggttttctttttttttttttggtacagaagaggaaaaaaaaaaaaaaaaacagcccacggcagcggggccggggggggcacggatGGCAGCGAGCCCTGGCCCCAAAGCTGGGGGTCCCGGCTTGTTTGGGGTCAGTGGTTGcgagggggggggtcctgcgCTGGCTTCACgccctgccagggctgggggggcgttggggggggggggggggggcaccccggcTTCgggctccttcccccccccccccttattttaaagatgctgcctccccccccccccgtggcacCACCGCAGGGGCTCAGGCCCCACAGCAGTGGGGCcggagaggctggggggggtcccactgGCGCAGGGATCATCCCCCCGCCCTCGGCTGGGCCAGGGGGGGCTCAGGCAGTGTGAAGGggaatttcccccccccccaggaaaaGGGCTCGgccccccccttctccttcagccccccccagtcccagtgccggcgcccccagccccagctcgcCCCAGGgtcatgcccccccccccccccggtagcGCTCCCGAGGCCAGATTcgactatttaaaaaaaaatatagctatATATCTATCTATTTATATTTTCGATTTATTatgaaagtttttatttaaataaagaggaacactttaaaaaaaaaaaagagcagttcCCACGTCACAGGACCGAGCTTTCGTAGCCAGAGGAGCCGGGAGGGTCGgcggggaggggtgggggtgtttcggggagggggctgctcgGGACGAGCAGCAAAAATTGCTGCAGCGAAATTCAGTTTTcctaaaattatatatatatatacacacatccCGAGAGCCGATCTGTTCCGGGGCAGGTGGATCACGCGTGAGCCCGAGCCCTGCCCAGGAACTAAACCGATTTGGTGCcaggaggcagagaggagaTTCGAGATGGGgccacaattttatttttaattcttttttttttttttttttttttctgcgtCTTTATATataatctattaaaaaaaaaaaaaaaaaccaagagaTTTCTCTTCTATAAAAGCACTCGCAAAGGTTCATCGGTTTTATGTGTTAAACTACTTTTTGTGGTATCTGGGTAACGAGCGAGgtgagaaaagcacagaaaagacaTTCCATAGATTGTAACTTTGATAGCTCTTTATAAAAAGTGTGGGagacgagaaaaaaaaaaaaataaaataataaaaaatgcacttttggggggggctttaaaaaaaataaaatatatattaaaaatacgCACGCAGCCGCTTGGTCTTCTTGGGAGGCAGAAAGGCTTATCGGGAGCAAcagcctcgggggggggggggtcctctaTTTTGGGGCTATTTGAGGCTATTTTATGGTtttgggtttttggggggtggggggagatcCTCTTTTGGGGCTATTTGATGTTATTttatggttttggttttttttgggggggggagatcGTCTATTTTGAGGCtattttatggttttgttttctttttttgggagGGATCCTCTATTTTGAGTCTATTTGAGGCTATTttatggtttgggttttttttggggggggaatcCTCTATTTTGAGGCTATTTGAGgctattttatgtttgttttttttttgggtggttgAAGATGAGGCAGGTGCTCCCTCAGCTGGTTTGGGTTGGGGCGGGGGGAATCTGAGGCAGCCCCGTCCCCCCTATTTtggcccccccccgtgccccccatccCCGCTGATTGCCTTAGGGCCGATTTGCCCCCTCTAAGCCGCTTGCGGCGCCGCCGAGGTGCGAGGGCCGGGGCCGTAATCCCGATTTTTGTGTGCAGATTAGGGCTGGGGCAAACCCCgctgtcctcccccccccagccccagcacgcagaTGGCCGCGATTTAAGGGGTCttcggggcagggggggggctgctcggggacgGGGGGCAGGAACCACAAAGGGCTGaaaatggggaaactgaggcaggttCGGGGTGGCCGCGTGGTTTTGGGGCCGTCGCGTCCCCCCCCAGGATCACGCCTGTCCCCACACAGCCCCAAACCTCCGGACCCCCCTCGACCCAGCCCCACGGGgtccccgggacccccgccccactcggggggggggcatcgCCAGTGTTATAAGATTAAGTTTGTGTCATAAGCTTCCTAGTTTTCGAGGCCGCTACGAGATTTGGGGGTTTAATCCCCCGGGATTAAGTGGCCAAGTCGTCTTTCTTAGCGAGACGCCCTAATGCCACTTAACACCTGGGATCCGCGATATTCATTAGGGACGTCGGGGACAATTAgcggcagaaaaaaaataaaattaatagggcagggccccccccccctcccccccttcccttctgaAGCAAAACGGCGGCTTAATCGGGCAAatgcagccccgctgcccccccccccccccccccaccgcagGGATTAAGCCCCATATGTGCGTCCCGTGGGGGACGGGGACCACCAGGGGCGGTGGCGTGGCCACCCCGGCTGCTCagtccccccccgtgtcccccccatgaCAGTGCCAGGAGGTGCCAGGCCCCCGATGGGGTCACCCTGataaaaggggggggtccccagcagggggcacggggacatggggacacggtgCCGGGGGCTGGCTCCGGCCCCATCATGGCCTgtagggtttttgggggggggggggagggtcccatgggggtgctggtggcatCCACGGAGCTCCCTCTGAGCAGGTCCTGCGTGGGGCCCCCATctgcccccccccgaaaaaaaaacacacacgaGCACAGGGCTACAGGAAGGGGACGCGGGGACCAGGGAAGAGGGGGGCGAGGACCCGGGGGCCGGGGACCTGTCCCCACCGCGCTCGCTCGGGCAGGGAgaggcggggggcagcgggcagggcgagggggggcagcaccgggggggccagggggggcccggcgggcagcggggggcagcaggggcagcagcagctgaggccGTACAGGGCGTAGGGGTGGCAGTAGCCGAAGTTCACCGCCAGCCTGCGAGGGGAAGCAGAGCACGGGGTCAGCCCTCAGACCCCAAAAACCACCCGGCCCACCCCGGACACCCCcttgaaccccccccccccggcctggcCCGGCTCACCTGCGGATGCGCCTGCGCGCCCGCCGGCGGTGGTAGTCGCCCTTGGCGAAGTCGTCCACGTTGGCGGGGTGGATGGCCCAGAAGTGGCCCTTGCCGTTGTCGCTGC is from Anser cygnoides isolate HZ-2024a breed goose chromosome 27, Taihu_goose_T2T_genome, whole genome shotgun sequence and encodes:
- the LOC125184511 gene encoding LOW QUALITY PROTEIN: forkhead box protein E3-like (The sequence of the model RefSeq protein was modified relative to this genomic sequence to represent the inferred CDS: inserted 1 base in 1 codon), producing MGDAAPGGTRPPGASFTIEYLLSGRDGGGPCAPPASSRSPPPAPRTPAEPGDKPAQSYIALISTAILSSPEKKLLLSDIYQWIMDKYPYFKNKEKSWRNSVRHNLSLNECFVKAGRSDNGKGHFWAIHPANVDDFAKGDYHRRRARRRIRRLAVNFGYCHPYALYGLSCCCPCCPPLPXRAPPGPPGAAPPRPARCPPPLPARASAVGTGPRPPGPRPPLPWSPRPLPVALCSCVFFFRGGADGGPTQDLLRGSSVDATSTPMGPSPPPPKTLQAMMGPEPAPGTVSPCPRAPCWGPPPFIRVTPSGAWHLLALSWGGHGGGLSSRGGHATAPGGPRPPRDAHMGGAAFARLSRRFASEGKGGRGGGPCPINFIFFLPLIVPDVPNEYRGSQVLSGIRASR